In Leishmania mexicana MHOM/GT/2001/U1103 complete genome, chromosome 34, one DNA window encodes the following:
- a CDS encoding mitochondrial processing peptidase, beta subunit,putative,metallo-peptidase, Clan ME, Family M16 yields MSVSFSTLVQRARPASNHATSAAFREVLSKIPPTNVSTLGNGVRVACEENPLSKLATVGVWMDAGSRYEPIAYAGTARVLEKCGFLGTKNQSREQIMKAVEELGGQLEVNVGREQTYLYMKVTKENTDRAVGLLADVVRNARMEDADIVKARAMVHQDQRLFEERPDDLVMDNLHRCAFDSTPYGVGTPLYGTEEGVKKVTAEQMCNYRASTLAGNRVVVVGSGGVDHTALEKAAQSYFGDLPKTPEKATAVIPESRYVGGEYRLWNLRYKTVNVAWGFETCGAACEDNVPLALACEIPGSFHRSQHELGQHAMHRVLKTFSSLDHSTPTNTHFNEKSIETANPFLHSYKDVGLCGMYVVGRQAMGGPGDGGVIVEVLQYTIAEWCRIAQKMLHDNELAQAKVNMKAQLLFNMDGSANSAKDIGRQVLHYGRRVPLTEMYDRIDDTTASNIQEVLQHYFYGRKPVYSYLGYISSIPNYDWTQHWSYKYWY; encoded by the coding sequence ATGTCGGTTAGCTTTTCCACcctggtgcagcgcgcccgTCCGGCGTCGAACCACGCGACCTCGGCTGCGTTCCGCGAAGTCCTCAGCAAGATCCCGCCCACCAATGTGTCGACGCTCGGCaacggcgtgcgcgtcgcgTGCGAGGAGAATCCGCTATCCAAGCTCGCGACGGTCGGCGTGTGGATGGACGCCGGGTCCCGGTACGAGCCGATTGCCTACGCCGGTACGGCCCGCGTGCTGGAGAAGTGCGGCTTCCTTGGCACAAAGAACCAGTCACGCGAGCAGATCATGAAGGCTGTCGAGGAGCttggcggccagctggaggtgAACGTGGGTCGCGAGCAGACTTACCTGTACATGAAGGTCACCAAGGAGAACACTGACCGCGCTGTCGGTCTGCTGGCTGACGTGGTGCGCAACGCTCGCATGGAGGATGCCGACATCGTGAAGGCACGCGCCATGGTGCACCAGGATCAGCGCCTGTTTGAGGAGCGCCCCGATGACCTCGTCATGGACAACttgcaccgctgcgcttTCGACAGCACCCCGTACGGTGTGGGCACTCCGCTCTACGGTACGGAGGAAGGCGTGAAGAAGGTGACGGCCGAGCAGATGTGCAACTACCGCGCCAGCACCCTCGCCGGCAACCGCGTCGTTGTTgttggcagcggtggtgtcgACCACACCGCCCTGGAGAAGGCCGCCCAGAGCTACTTTGGTGACCTCCCCAAGACTCCTGAGAAGGCTACCGCCGTGATTCCAGAGTCCCGCTACGTCGGTGGTGAGTACCGCCTGTGGAACCTGCGCTACAAAACGGTGAACGTGGCCTGGGGCTTCGAGacctgcggcgccgcgtgtgaGGACAATGTCCCGCTCGCCCTCGCGTGCGAGATTCCGGGCTCCTTCCACCGTTCCCAGCACGAGCTCGGTCAGCACGCCATGCATCGCGTGCTGAAGACCTTCTCCTCGCTCGATCACTCCACCCCGACCAACACCCACTTCAACGAGAAGTCCATCGAGACGGCGAACCCGTTCCTACACAGCTACAAGGACGTTGGCCTGTGCGGCATGTACGTGGTGGGCCGCCAGGCGATGGGTGGCCCGGGCGACGGTGGTGTGAttgtggaggtgctgcagtaCACGATCGCTGAATGGTGCCGTATTGCGCAGAAGATGCTGCACGACAACGAGCTCGCGCAGGCGAAGGTGAACATGAAGGCGCAGTTGCTCTTTAACATGGACGGTAGCGCCAACTCCGCCAAGGATATTGGCCGCCAGGTGCTGCACTACGGCCGGcgcgtgccgctgacggAGATGTACGACCGCATCGACGACACCACCGCTAGCAACATCCAGGAGGTTCTCCAGCACTACTTCTACGGCCGCAAGCCCGTGTACAGCTATCTCGGCTACATCTCGTCCATTCCCAACTACGATTGGACGCAGCACTGGTCGTACAAGTACTGGTATTAG